One Sanguibacter sp. HDW7 DNA window includes the following coding sequences:
- a CDS encoding DUF5998 family protein yields the protein MTSSTTDNRDALRTRLQRAGYYPELVLDIVEGAVVGEAISESLVHVETTFAADEVHRHVTVLTLTPTRLVTVHVDDQPADSEHAVASAIATSEVLPLSAVRSVVTTHVVVAPAEHVPGAPPAEVTLAVGWGAVNRVELEPAGCGDPGCDADHGLTGTMSPDDVVLRVSAQAEGVAAVREALAFSRALAAATGQRG from the coding sequence GTGACCTCCTCGACGACCGACAACCGTGACGCGCTCCGCACCCGCCTCCAGCGGGCCGGCTACTACCCGGAGCTCGTGCTCGACATCGTCGAGGGCGCCGTCGTGGGGGAGGCGATCAGCGAGTCCCTCGTCCACGTCGAGACGACGTTCGCCGCGGACGAGGTGCATCGTCACGTCACGGTCCTCACGCTCACCCCGACGCGCCTCGTGACGGTCCACGTCGACGACCAGCCGGCCGACTCCGAGCACGCGGTCGCGAGCGCGATCGCGACGAGCGAGGTCCTGCCGCTGTCCGCGGTGCGGTCCGTCGTCACGACGCACGTCGTCGTCGCGCCCGCCGAGCACGTCCCCGGGGCCCCGCCCGCCGAGGTGACGCTCGCCGTCGGCTGGGGCGCCGTCAACCGCGTCGAGCTCGAGCCCGCCGGCTGCGGCGACCCGGGCTGCGACGCCGATCACGGCCTCACGGGCACCATGTCTCCCGACGACGTCGTCCTCCGCGTGAGCGCGCAGGCCGAGGGCGTCGCGGCGGTGCGTGAGGCGCTCGCGTTCTCGCGCGCCCTCGCGGCCGCGACCGGGCAGCGCGGCTGA
- a CDS encoding GNAT family N-acetyltransferase translates to MTSTTPSGADRYPVEWEADVILRDGSTTHLRPITPQDADALQAFHVAQSERSIYLRFFAPLKRLSERDLDRFTHVDHTDRVALIAVASPTTTAAAPLALTDGTPAPDERILGVARFDRITPDEAEVAFNIADSVQGRGLGSVLLEHVAAAARERGVRRFTAEVLPQNTRMLAVFREAGYEVSQRVEDGIVAVSFDLDQTERSRTVMAERERRAEARSVQGLLEVSSVVVVTDPQAPAGSPVALLAERAVESLVATTRLVARGAAAAEDDGQDDGLRIDVVGLGGASRLWNRDEVTYHASLDELRATGRTVDLAVVALDAAATVESVRDLAHLGTRGVVVLDEGFAETGSDGLALQRDLLHAARTAGMRIVGPGSYGLARLTGEVPVAATIAASAPAPGRIGLFCQSSPTAVTLLATFARRGLGLSTFLSAGNRADVSGNDLMQFWHEDPETDVVCLYLESIGNPRKFSRIARRLATVKPVVVVTAGRSGQVVPPGHAVRASSAPRRTLEEMLRQSGVIRVENTHQMADVAQLLDTQPLPTGRRVGIVTSSAALASLVAEAASSAGLVVTGHVGIVGESADDETAAAIVAEVADGDVDALVAVDIPVLGLGDGAFTRAVARAAARTGRTTVASVLGRHGLVPELAHTADDGRRVQVPAYATPEDAVLALASVARYATWRERDHGEYLRPEANQARALALAESWTHADEEVRLDAAQVAELLGCYGIAVEPSVEVRDAEEGIAAAERLGWPVALKNMDAALRHRQDLGGVRLGLQDADDLREAFAAMRAEGRERLGAEVRLEAQAMVPAGVACVVRTVEDPLFGPVVAFGLAGDAIDLLGDVSYGIPPLTDVDVDEMVRSVKAAPKLFGYQGLAPMDTAAVEDVLARASRLADDLPVLRSLELYPVVVGHTGARVLQARATLGRTLRPDESRRAMPAPPR, encoded by the coding sequence GTGACATCGACGACGCCCTCAGGCGCCGACCGCTACCCCGTGGAGTGGGAGGCGGACGTCATCCTGCGCGACGGGTCGACGACGCACCTGCGGCCCATCACCCCTCAGGACGCGGACGCGCTCCAGGCGTTCCACGTCGCGCAGTCCGAGCGTTCGATCTACCTGCGCTTCTTCGCTCCCCTCAAGCGGCTCTCGGAACGGGACCTCGACCGCTTCACGCACGTCGACCACACAGACCGGGTCGCACTCATCGCTGTCGCCTCGCCGACGACGACCGCGGCGGCGCCGCTCGCGCTCACCGACGGCACGCCGGCGCCCGACGAGCGGATCCTCGGCGTGGCGCGCTTCGACCGCATCACGCCCGACGAGGCCGAGGTCGCGTTCAACATCGCCGACTCGGTGCAGGGTCGGGGCCTCGGCTCGGTGCTCCTCGAGCACGTCGCGGCGGCTGCCCGCGAGCGCGGGGTCCGTCGCTTCACGGCGGAGGTCCTGCCGCAGAACACGCGCATGCTCGCGGTGTTCCGCGAGGCCGGCTACGAGGTCTCGCAGCGCGTCGAGGACGGCATCGTCGCAGTGTCCTTCGACCTCGACCAGACGGAGCGCTCGCGCACCGTCATGGCGGAGCGTGAGCGGCGTGCCGAGGCGCGGTCGGTGCAAGGGCTGCTCGAGGTGTCGTCGGTCGTCGTCGTCACGGACCCGCAGGCGCCGGCGGGCTCTCCCGTCGCGCTGCTCGCGGAGCGCGCGGTCGAGTCGCTCGTCGCGACGACGCGGCTCGTCGCCCGGGGCGCCGCCGCCGCGGAGGACGACGGGCAGGACGACGGGCTGCGGATCGACGTCGTCGGGCTCGGCGGCGCGAGCCGTCTGTGGAACCGCGACGAGGTGACGTACCACGCGTCGCTCGACGAGCTGCGCGCGACGGGACGCACGGTCGACCTCGCGGTCGTCGCGCTCGACGCGGCCGCGACGGTCGAGTCGGTGCGGGATCTTGCGCACCTCGGCACGCGGGGCGTCGTCGTCCTCGACGAGGGTTTCGCGGAGACCGGGAGCGACGGCCTCGCGCTCCAGCGCGACCTGCTCCACGCGGCCCGCACCGCGGGCATGCGCATCGTCGGCCCGGGCTCGTACGGGCTCGCCCGGCTCACGGGCGAAGTACCCGTCGCGGCGACGATCGCCGCCTCAGCGCCTGCACCCGGGCGCATCGGTCTGTTCTGCCAGTCGTCGCCGACCGCGGTGACGCTGCTCGCGACGTTCGCGCGGCGCGGGCTGGGGCTCTCGACGTTCCTCTCGGCGGGGAACCGCGCCGACGTCTCGGGCAACGACCTCATGCAGTTCTGGCACGAGGACCCCGAGACGGACGTCGTGTGCCTCTACCTCGAGTCGATCGGCAACCCGCGCAAGTTCTCCCGCATCGCGCGCCGCCTGGCGACGGTCAAGCCGGTCGTCGTCGTCACGGCGGGACGCTCGGGGCAGGTCGTGCCGCCCGGGCACGCTGTGCGCGCGTCGTCCGCGCCGCGGCGCACGCTCGAGGAGATGCTGCGGCAGTCGGGCGTCATCCGTGTCGAGAACACCCACCAGATGGCGGACGTCGCGCAGCTGCTCGACACGCAGCCGCTGCCCACGGGGAGGCGCGTCGGCATCGTCACGTCGTCGGCCGCGCTCGCCTCGCTCGTCGCCGAGGCCGCGAGCTCGGCGGGCCTCGTCGTCACGGGGCACGTGGGGATCGTCGGGGAGTCCGCGGACGACGAGACCGCGGCCGCGATCGTCGCTGAGGTCGCCGACGGGGACGTCGACGCGCTCGTCGCCGTCGACATCCCCGTGCTCGGGCTCGGGGACGGCGCGTTCACGCGCGCGGTCGCGCGTGCTGCGGCACGCACGGGTCGTACGACGGTCGCGTCGGTGCTGGGTCGCCACGGGCTCGTCCCCGAGCTCGCGCACACGGCCGACGACGGCCGGCGCGTCCAGGTGCCGGCGTACGCGACTCCCGAGGACGCGGTGCTCGCGCTCGCGTCCGTGGCCCGCTACGCGACGTGGCGTGAACGGGACCACGGCGAGTACCTGCGCCCCGAGGCGAACCAGGCGCGCGCGCTCGCGCTCGCCGAGAGCTGGACTCACGCTGACGAGGAGGTGCGGCTCGACGCGGCACAGGTCGCCGAGCTGCTCGGCTGCTACGGCATCGCGGTCGAGCCGTCGGTCGAGGTGCGCGACGCCGAGGAGGGCATCGCCGCTGCGGAGCGGCTCGGCTGGCCGGTCGCGCTCAAGAACATGGACGCCGCGCTGCGGCACCGGCAGGACCTCGGCGGCGTGCGGCTCGGGCTGCAGGACGCCGACGACCTCCGCGAGGCGTTCGCCGCGATGCGCGCCGAGGGCCGCGAGCGGCTCGGGGCCGAGGTGCGGCTCGAGGCCCAGGCGATGGTGCCCGCGGGCGTTGCCTGCGTCGTCCGGACCGTCGAGGACCCGCTCTTCGGCCCGGTCGTCGCGTTCGGGCTCGCGGGCGACGCGATCGACCTGCTCGGTGACGTCAGCTATGGCATCCCGCCGCTCACGGACGTCGACGTCGACGAGATGGTGAGGTCGGTCAAGGCCGCCCCCAAGCTCTTCGGCTATCAGGGCCTCGCGCCCATGGACACGGCTGCGGTCGAGGACGTCCTCGCGCGGGCGTCGCGGCTCGCCGACGATCTGCCTGTGCTGCGCTCGCTCGAGCTCTACCCGGTCGTCGTCGGTCATACGGGTGCGCGGGTGCTGCAGGCGCGAGCGACGCTCGGCCGCACGCTGCGGCCCGACGAGTCACGTCGCGCGATGCCCGCGCCGCCGCGATGA
- a CDS encoding alkaline phosphatase family protein, whose product MPPAAPVLDRLAHAGLRAPDHELSLGAVLLAAADAAGADVGARTTLDGGRRTGADARALLRLPRAERVVVVLVDGLGLAQVSERRGHAPTLRPFLDGARALCSAFPSTTASSLGLLGTGCAPGLTGMVGYTARATDGRLGNLVSWTGLGDPADVQREPTVLEQAAATGLPVTSVGLRRFDGSGLTRAVLRGARHVGVDDLGARADAAARALRKPGLVYLYFGEVDKVGHHEGWTSDAWGDALADVDRALGRLLRVVPRGTLVLVTADHGMVDVDPAHRHDVSAAPHLTDGVALVAGEPRMTHLHVADGVSPEAVADRWQDTLGDDAVVLTRSEAVGAGLLGAVAPHVEPTIGDVLVLATGRATVVDPRSQSAASLELRGVHGSLTHAETDVPFIALTV is encoded by the coding sequence GTGCCCCCGGCGGCACCGGTCCTCGACAGGCTCGCGCACGCGGGCCTGCGGGCCCCCGATCACGAGCTCTCGCTCGGCGCCGTGCTCCTCGCCGCCGCCGACGCGGCCGGCGCGGACGTCGGTGCGCGGACGACCCTCGACGGCGGCCGCCGGACGGGCGCCGACGCGCGCGCGCTCCTGCGGCTGCCGCGCGCAGAGCGGGTCGTCGTCGTGCTCGTCGACGGGCTCGGGCTCGCGCAGGTGAGCGAGCGTCGCGGGCACGCCCCGACGCTCCGACCGTTCCTCGACGGCGCCCGCGCGCTGTGCTCGGCGTTCCCATCGACGACGGCGTCCTCGCTCGGTCTTCTCGGGACGGGCTGCGCCCCCGGGCTCACGGGCATGGTCGGCTATACCGCGCGCGCCACGGACGGACGCCTCGGCAACCTCGTGTCATGGACCGGGCTCGGCGACCCCGCTGACGTGCAGCGCGAGCCGACCGTTCTCGAGCAGGCCGCGGCTACCGGGCTTCCCGTGACGTCCGTCGGCCTGCGTCGCTTCGACGGCTCGGGCCTTACCCGCGCCGTGCTGCGTGGTGCGCGGCACGTCGGCGTCGACGACCTCGGCGCGCGCGCCGACGCGGCGGCCCGCGCGTTGCGCAAGCCAGGGCTCGTCTACCTCTACTTCGGCGAGGTCGACAAGGTCGGTCACCACGAGGGCTGGACGTCGGACGCGTGGGGTGACGCGCTCGCCGACGTCGACCGCGCGCTCGGCCGCCTGCTGCGCGTCGTGCCGCGCGGGACCCTCGTCCTCGTCACGGCGGACCACGGCATGGTCGACGTCGACCCCGCGCACCGGCACGACGTCTCGGCCGCGCCGCACCTCACGGACGGGGTGGCGCTCGTCGCGGGGGAGCCTCGCATGACGCACCTCCACGTGGCGGACGGCGTGTCCCCGGAGGCGGTCGCGGACCGCTGGCAGGACACGCTCGGCGACGACGCGGTCGTGCTCACTCGCAGCGAGGCCGTCGGTGCGGGCCTCCTCGGCGCGGTCGCGCCCCACGTGGAGCCGACGATCGGCGACGTGCTCGTCCTCGCGACCGGGCGGGCGACCGTCGTCGACCCACGCTCGCAGAGCGCCGCGTCGCTCGAGCTGCGTGGCGTCCACGGCTCCCTCACGCATGCGGAGACCGACGTCCCGTTCATCGCGCTCACGGTGTAG
- a CDS encoding DNA topoisomerase (ATP-hydrolyzing) subunit A — protein sequence MARRTSKTVDPGEDYVEKIVDIDVGEEMRGSFLEYAYSVIYARALPDARDGLKPVQRRILFQMSDMGLRPDRPYVKSARVTGEVMGKLHPHGDVAIYDALVRLAQDFSLRLPLVDGHGNFGSLDDGPAAPRYTEARLASAAMSMTADLGEDVVDFVPNYDNKLTQPEVLPAAIPNLLVNGTTGIAVGMATNMAPHNLVEVVAAARHLLENPDADLEELMRFVPGPDLPGGGKIVGLEGVRDAYRTGRGSFRTRATARIENVTAKRKGIVITELPYQVGPEKVIEKIADGVKSKKISGISAATDLTDREHGLRIVIEVKTGFNPDAVLEQLYRLTPLEDSFGMNNVALVDGQPRTLGLRELLQVWVDHRLEVVRRRCTYRLERRRERLHLVDGLLVAILDIDEVIEVIRTSDDAESARSRLMQVFDLSTLQADYILELRLRRLTKFSRIELEDEQARLRAEIAELEAILASEPRLRALVSEEMAEVARVHGTPRRTILLESSGGETPAARKASATPLEVADSPCWVLLSATGLLARTTDGDEPARSEERSSHDALAAHVAATARGQVGAVTNLGRILRVDVLELPALPPTGGAPSLGGGAPVGEIVALEPGERVLTLVSLDSFAPTVVLGTRQGVVKRVAQDDVPGKDAWEVISLKDGDEVVGAGACTDDDDLVLVATDASLLHFSASQVRPQGRAAGGMAGVRLADGEQVRFFGVVPAGLGPQSVVVTVSGSTTALPGTEVGAAKVTPYTAYPSKGRATGGVRAHRFLKGEDTLLHAWVGPAPAHGVGSGGQAVALPEVDERRDGSGTALKVPLHAIG from the coding sequence ATGGCCCGCAGGACCTCGAAGACCGTCGACCCCGGCGAGGACTACGTCGAGAAGATCGTCGACATCGACGTCGGCGAGGAGATGCGCGGGTCGTTCCTCGAGTACGCGTACTCGGTCATCTACGCGCGCGCCCTGCCCGACGCCCGCGACGGGCTCAAGCCCGTGCAGCGGCGCATCCTCTTCCAGATGTCCGACATGGGCCTGCGCCCCGACCGCCCCTACGTGAAGTCCGCGCGCGTCACGGGCGAGGTCATGGGCAAGCTCCACCCGCACGGGGACGTCGCGATCTACGACGCGCTCGTGCGGCTCGCGCAGGACTTCTCGCTGCGCCTGCCCCTCGTCGACGGCCACGGCAACTTCGGCTCGCTCGACGACGGGCCCGCAGCTCCCCGCTACACCGAGGCCCGGCTCGCGTCGGCCGCCATGTCGATGACCGCCGACCTCGGCGAGGACGTCGTCGACTTCGTGCCGAACTACGACAACAAGCTCACGCAGCCCGAGGTCCTGCCCGCCGCGATCCCCAACCTCCTCGTCAACGGCACGACCGGCATCGCCGTCGGCATGGCGACGAACATGGCGCCGCACAACCTCGTCGAGGTCGTCGCGGCCGCCCGCCACCTCCTCGAGAACCCGGACGCCGACCTCGAGGAGCTCATGCGCTTCGTGCCCGGCCCCGACCTCCCGGGCGGCGGCAAGATCGTCGGCCTCGAGGGCGTCCGCGACGCCTACCGCACGGGCCGCGGCTCGTTCCGCACGCGCGCGACCGCGCGCATCGAGAACGTCACCGCGAAGCGCAAGGGCATCGTCATCACCGAGCTCCCCTACCAGGTGGGGCCCGAGAAGGTCATCGAGAAGATCGCCGACGGCGTCAAGAGCAAGAAGATCTCCGGGATCTCCGCCGCGACCGACCTCACCGACCGCGAGCACGGCCTGCGCATCGTCATCGAGGTGAAGACCGGCTTCAACCCCGACGCCGTGCTCGAGCAGCTCTACCGGCTCACGCCGCTCGAGGACTCGTTCGGCATGAACAACGTCGCGCTCGTCGACGGCCAGCCGCGCACCCTCGGGCTGCGCGAGCTGCTCCAGGTGTGGGTCGACCACCGCCTCGAGGTGGTGCGACGCCGCTGCACGTACCGCCTCGAACGCCGGCGCGAGCGCCTCCACCTCGTCGACGGCCTCCTCGTCGCGATCCTCGACATCGACGAGGTCATCGAGGTCATCCGCACCTCCGACGACGCCGAGTCGGCACGCAGCCGCCTCATGCAGGTCTTCGACCTCTCGACCCTCCAGGCCGACTACATCCTCGAGCTGCGCCTGCGGCGCCTCACGAAGTTCTCGCGCATCGAGCTCGAGGACGAGCAGGCCCGCCTGCGCGCCGAGATCGCCGAGCTCGAGGCGATCCTCGCCTCCGAGCCGCGCCTGCGCGCGCTAGTCTCCGAAGAGATGGCCGAGGTCGCGCGCGTGCACGGCACGCCGCGCCGCACGATCCTCCTCGAGTCCTCCGGCGGCGAGACCCCCGCAGCCCGCAAGGCCTCAGCGACGCCGCTCGAGGTCGCCGACTCCCCCTGCTGGGTGCTCCTGTCCGCGACGGGCCTCCTCGCCCGCACGACCGACGGCGACGAGCCCGCCCGCAGCGAGGAGCGCTCCTCGCACGACGCGCTCGCGGCCCACGTCGCCGCGACCGCACGCGGTCAGGTCGGTGCCGTGACGAACCTCGGCCGCATCCTGCGCGTCGACGTCCTCGAGCTGCCGGCGCTGCCCCCGACCGGTGGCGCACCGTCGCTCGGCGGCGGGGCCCCCGTCGGCGAGATCGTCGCGCTCGAGCCCGGCGAGCGCGTCCTCACGCTCGTCTCGCTCGACTCGTTCGCCCCGACCGTCGTGCTCGGCACGCGCCAGGGCGTCGTCAAGCGCGTCGCCCAGGACGACGTGCCCGGCAAGGACGCGTGGGAGGTCATCTCGCTCAAGGACGGCGACGAGGTCGTCGGCGCGGGCGCGTGCACGGACGACGACGACCTCGTGCTCGTCGCGACGGACGCGTCCCTCCTGCACTTCTCGGCGTCACAGGTGCGGCCCCAGGGGCGTGCCGCAGGCGGCATGGCCGGCGTGCGGCTCGCCGACGGCGAGCAGGTGCGCTTCTTCGGCGTCGTGCCTGCAGGCCTCGGTCCGCAGTCGGTCGTCGTCACCGTGTCCGGCTCGACGACGGCACTGCCGGGCACCGAGGTCGGTGCCGCGAAGGTCACGCCGTACACCGCCTACCCCTCGAAGGGTCGGGCGACGGGAGGCGTGCGCGCGCACCGCTTCCTCAAGGGCGAGGACACTCTGCTGCACGCGTGGGTCGGGCCGGCGCCCGCGCACGGCGTCGGGTCGGGCGGCCAGGCGGTCGCGCTGCCGGAGGTCGACGAGCGTCGCGACGGTTCCGGCACGGCCCTCAAGGTCCCGCTCCACGCGATCGGCTGA
- the sepH gene encoding septation protein SepH — MAELELIGLADDGEHLVLTSPDGTRFTLRIDEPLRAAVRRNRPQLEQLRAADAGTMPPREIQSHVRAGMSAEEVAELGGVTVAQVRRYEGPVLAEREFVATQARGTRVGRDGDSPSLGDLVTDRLASRHVDTTELVWDAWRPVGEPWHVTVSYEVGTDSRRATWTFDQQSRTLTAVDDEGRWFSETRIVDEPVRRHLEPVRSRVFDAVPYDQESDPRGAATGSGEQTREPQPDPTAALLDDLSARRGVRQEIDLEVEEEEIDEEAAGPVVATTPDEPVDEDAAGSGARLYSLADRARTTPGTSGTATSPATAAGIDASDEAAPGLSVVPTDGQPGATEDEGTLDIPVDDATPPPLERSKSRGGKGRPKVPSWDEIVFGARTDE; from the coding sequence ATGGCTGAGCTTGAGCTCATCGGACTTGCCGACGACGGTGAGCACCTCGTGCTCACGTCGCCGGACGGCACGCGCTTCACGCTGCGCATCGACGAGCCGCTGCGCGCCGCGGTACGGCGCAACCGGCCCCAGCTCGAGCAGCTGCGCGCCGCCGACGCCGGCACGATGCCGCCGCGAGAGATCCAGTCGCACGTACGCGCCGGAATGTCCGCCGAGGAGGTCGCCGAGCTCGGCGGCGTCACCGTCGCGCAGGTCCGCCGCTACGAGGGTCCCGTCCTCGCCGAGCGCGAGTTCGTCGCGACGCAGGCCCGGGGCACGCGCGTCGGGCGCGACGGGGACTCCCCCTCGCTCGGCGACCTCGTCACCGACCGGCTCGCGTCGCGCCACGTCGACACGACCGAGCTCGTGTGGGATGCGTGGCGTCCCGTGGGCGAGCCCTGGCACGTCACGGTGTCGTACGAGGTCGGCACGGACTCGCGCCGCGCGACCTGGACGTTCGACCAGCAGTCGCGCACGCTCACCGCGGTCGACGACGAGGGCCGCTGGTTCTCCGAGACGCGGATCGTCGACGAGCCCGTGCGCCGACACCTCGAGCCCGTGCGCTCACGCGTCTTCGACGCCGTGCCGTACGACCAGGAGTCCGACCCGCGCGGAGCCGCGACCGGCTCGGGCGAGCAGACCCGCGAGCCGCAGCCCGACCCGACCGCGGCGCTCCTCGACGACCTCAGCGCGCGCCGCGGCGTGCGTCAGGAGATCGACCTCGAGGTCGAGGAGGAGGAGATCGACGAGGAGGCCGCCGGCCCGGTCGTCGCGACCACTCCCGACGAGCCCGTCGACGAGGACGCCGCCGGGAGCGGCGCTCGCCTCTACTCCCTCGCCGACCGCGCACGGACGACGCCTGGTACGAGCGGAACTGCCACGAGCCCTGCGACGGCCGCCGGCATCGACGCGTCCGACGAGGCCGCGCCAGGACTCTCGGTCGTGCCGACGGACGGGCAGCCCGGTGCGACGGAGGACGAGGGCACGCTCGACATCCCCGTCGACGACGCCACGCCTCCCCCGCTCGAGCGCTCGAAGTCGCGCGGCGGCAAGGGCCGCCCCAAGGTGCCGAGCTGGGACGAGATCGTCTTCGGGGCGCGCACCGACGAGTAG
- a CDS encoding DUF488 domain-containing protein has product MVTHQVHVRRVYGEPVPDEGLRVLVDRLWPRGLAKEKAALHLWCKEVAPTTELRTWYGHDPAKHDEFVRRYEAELADDDHVDPFAELQELAATNDVVLLTASKALDISHAAALADFLTR; this is encoded by the coding sequence ATGGTGACGCACCAGGTGCATGTCCGACGGGTCTATGGCGAGCCCGTGCCGGACGAGGGCCTGCGTGTGCTCGTTGACCGGCTGTGGCCACGCGGGCTCGCCAAGGAGAAGGCGGCACTGCACCTGTGGTGCAAGGAGGTCGCGCCGACGACGGAGCTGCGCACCTGGTACGGCCACGACCCGGCGAAGCACGACGAGTTCGTGCGACGGTACGAGGCCGAGCTCGCGGACGACGACCACGTCGACCCGTTCGCGGAGCTTCAGGAGCTCGCCGCGACGAACGACGTCGTCCTCCTCACGGCGAGCAAGGCCCTCGACATCTCCCACGCGGCGGCCCTCGCCGATTTCCTCACGCGCTGA